A genome region from Gopherus evgoodei ecotype Sinaloan lineage unplaced genomic scaffold, rGopEvg1_v1.p scaffold_35_arrow_ctg1, whole genome shotgun sequence includes the following:
- the LOC115641764 gene encoding SCAN domain-containing protein 3-like — protein sequence METAEPTGPNAGNELERDGKEPVLGPTISVSPRWSRTGWQQLRTEQCDRMSQYQKDQLQEELQSLRTPAEVVPTSVPAIKKPPLLDLTPEEDIEAYLASFEQVAEACQWPRGEWVTRLVPALSGKARQAISNLDARDAGDYGKVKAAVLRGCDIGMETQRQRFRQFRYQEAEGPRAVFCRLWELSHRWLKPEIRTKEQIMELLILEQFLTILPEEIQSWVSEHCPETCAQAVSLAEDFQVGPQQAGI from the coding sequence ATGGAAACAGCAGAGCCAACGGGCCCAAATGCAGGGAATGAGCTGGAGAGAGATGGGAAGGAGCCAGTCCTGGGACCAACCATCTCAGTAAGTCCTCGATGGTCCCGCACAGGATGGCAACAGTTGAGGACTGAGCAGTGTGACAGGATGTCCCAGTATCAGAAAGATCAACTTCAGGAGGAGCTACAGAGCTTACGGACACCTGCTGAGGTTGTGCCGACATCAGTCCCTGCAATAAAAAAGCCTCCGCTGCTGGATTTGACCCCAGAGGAGGATATTGAGGCCTATCTGGCTTCCTTCGAGCAAGTGGCTGAAGCCTGCCAGTGGCCTAGAGGAGAGTGGGTGACCCGCCTTGTGCCAGCCCTCAGCGGAAAAGCTCGGCAGGCCATTAGCAACCTGGATGCCAGAGATGCTGGAGATTATGGGAAGGTGAAGGCAGCTGTCCTGCGAGGGTGTGACATTGGCATGGAGACACAGCGCCAGCGCTTCAGGCAGTTCCGCTACCAGGAGGCCGAGGGGCCCCGGGCAGTTTTCTGCCGACTCTGGGAACTCTCCCATCGATGGCTGAAGCCGGAGATCCGCACCAAGGAGCAGATCATGGAGCTGCTGATCCTGGAGCAGTTCCTGACCATCCTGCCAGAAGAAATCCAAAGCTGGGTTTCTGAACATTGCCCAGAGACGTGTGCCCAGGCAGTGTCCCTGGCTGAGGATTTCCAGGTAGGACCGCAACAGGCGGGGATATGA